A genomic region of Gemmata massiliana contains the following coding sequences:
- a CDS encoding DUF1559 family PulG-like putative transporter has product MRKRTRVIVWAALVAGGALLFTACVFFLACAGLFFLFEIPVTLAFGWVYYLQRIVPQLNPDAASVVSAVVCLVAVTVGAHVFFRWLYAATQSEPEPQAHWPAKRTIQFVTLVIVMFVAGIAATGLVHQAGWLIRSKEPFVDSNFSNEYRVRDHLEKIGETSNSYRSKHAQLPQSRFDTTGRPMHSWQTAILPHMYNKNIHAQIDFTKPWNDPANAAPMSEQVYVFLNPAHSEDKVNGLGVSHFAGSVHVVLGNGPKTLDSFPAGASNTIFAGEVSSHFRAWGDPLNARDPRLRQNAHPQSFGGPDGKPAQFLMLDGSVRTFKPVEFATIADIPLEPK; this is encoded by the coding sequence ATGCGCAAGCGAACTCGCGTGATCGTGTGGGCCGCGCTGGTCGCCGGCGGAGCACTGCTGTTCACGGCGTGCGTCTTCTTCCTCGCCTGCGCGGGCCTCTTTTTCCTTTTTGAAATCCCGGTTACGTTGGCGTTCGGTTGGGTGTACTACCTCCAACGCATCGTACCCCAGTTGAACCCCGACGCGGCATCGGTCGTGTCCGCGGTCGTGTGCCTCGTCGCCGTAACGGTCGGCGCACACGTCTTCTTTCGCTGGTTGTACGCCGCAACTCAATCAGAACCTGAACCGCAAGCCCACTGGCCCGCGAAGCGAACGATTCAGTTTGTGACGCTCGTAATCGTGATGTTCGTGGCGGGCATTGCTGCGACAGGACTGGTTCATCAAGCCGGCTGGCTGATCCGTTCCAAGGAGCCATTCGTAGACTCGAACTTCTCAAACGAATACCGCGTGCGCGACCACCTGGAAAAAATCGGCGAAACCAGCAACAGTTACCGGAGCAAACACGCGCAACTCCCGCAATCCCGGTTCGACACGACCGGCCGGCCGATGCATTCCTGGCAGACCGCGATACTCCCGCACATGTACAACAAGAACATTCACGCTCAAATTGATTTCACGAAACCGTGGAACGATCCCGCGAACGCGGCTCCGATGAGTGAACAGGTCTACGTATTTCTGAACCCGGCCCACAGCGAGGATAAGGTAAACGGCTTGGGCGTAAGTCACTTTGCGGGAAGCGTTCACGTGGTGTTGGGCAACGGCCCCAAAACGCTCGACAGTTTCCCGGCGGGCGCGTCGAACACGATCTTCGCGGGAGAAGTGTCGTCCCATTTCCGGGCGTGGGGTGATCCGCTTAATGCCCGTGATCCGCGACTCCGCCAAAATGCCCACCCGCAAAGTTTCGGTGGCCCGGACGGTAAACCGGCTCAGTTCCTCATGCTCGATGGTTCGGTACGCACGTTTAAGCCGGTCGAGTTCGCAACCATTGCCGACATTCCATTGGAACCCAAATAA
- a CDS encoding CBS domain-containing protein, translating into MSFAPNPRRRPPAPMLGLYPMELSRNLKVDSVSRLDPAPPRAIDVSGTVADAVEEMRTQNVGCLLITERGRVAGIFTERDLLTRVLASGRLLETSIRAVMTAPPITVAPKDSVRTAVKRMQKGGYRHLPVVDESGRPVGMLSARRVVHYLVEHFPGLVFNLPPEPDRYPESPEGA; encoded by the coding sequence ATGAGTTTTGCACCGAACCCGCGTCGCCGTCCGCCCGCGCCGATGCTCGGCCTGTACCCGATGGAGCTGTCCCGCAACCTGAAGGTGGACAGCGTGTCCCGGCTGGACCCGGCCCCGCCGCGCGCCATCGACGTGAGCGGGACCGTCGCCGACGCGGTCGAAGAGATGCGGACCCAGAACGTCGGCTGCTTGCTCATCACCGAGCGCGGGCGCGTAGCCGGCATCTTCACCGAGCGCGACCTGCTGACGCGGGTGCTCGCCTCCGGGCGCTTGCTTGAAACGTCGATCCGTGCGGTCATGACCGCGCCGCCGATCACGGTGGCGCCCAAGGACTCCGTCCGAACCGCTGTGAAGCGAATGCAGAAGGGCGGTTACCGGCACCTGCCCGTGGTGGACGAGTCCGGGCGACCGGTTGGGATGCTCTCGGCCCGGCGCGTCGTTCACTACCTCGTCGAACACTTCCCGGGACTGGTTTTCAACCTCCCGCCCGAACCGGACCGCTATCCCGAATCGCCCGAAGGCGCCTGA
- a CDS encoding class I SAM-dependent methyltransferase: MPPRYHCTPPEAVTETVRETVFVGDYTFLIDRPINSDKLLDLPWCRSAYIADEYVPYWPTLWPSARMLAKAVLREPWENYTQPVEVLEIGCGLGLAGVACLARGLRVTFSDVDETALTFAAANARLNGYTQGFRTRPIDFRCPPDDVKYPVVIGSDLMYEERLVGPLVTLLESVLAPDGVCLIADPDRLPARVFRWKLEEAGYSVTPDFARAGEPGGERTKGTIYRIKRSGADPKN; encoded by the coding sequence ATGCCACCACGTTATCACTGCACGCCCCCCGAAGCGGTCACCGAGACCGTTCGCGAAACGGTCTTCGTCGGCGACTACACGTTCCTCATCGACCGGCCCATCAACTCCGACAAGCTGCTCGATCTTCCGTGGTGCCGGTCCGCGTACATCGCCGACGAGTACGTTCCGTACTGGCCGACGCTCTGGCCGAGCGCGCGGATGCTCGCGAAGGCCGTGTTGCGCGAGCCGTGGGAGAACTACACACAACCGGTCGAGGTGCTGGAAATCGGGTGCGGGTTGGGGCTCGCCGGAGTCGCGTGCCTCGCACGCGGGTTGCGTGTGACGTTCTCTGACGTGGACGAAACCGCGCTCACATTCGCCGCGGCCAACGCGCGCCTCAACGGTTACACGCAGGGATTTCGGACACGGCCGATCGATTTCCGCTGCCCACCGGACGACGTGAAGTACCCCGTAGTGATCGGGTCCGACCTGATGTACGAGGAGCGGCTCGTCGGCCCGCTTGTGACGCTACTCGAATCCGTTCTCGCACCCGACGGCGTGTGTCTGATCGCGGACCCGGACCGCTTGCCGGCGCGCGTGTTCCGGTGGAAGCTCGAAGAGGCCGGGTACAGCGTCACGCCCGATTTCGCCCGGGCCGGCGAACCCGGCGGCGAGCGCACGAAGGGCACCATCTACCGCATTAAGAGAAGCGGCGCAGATCCCAAAAACTAA
- a CDS encoding RNA polymerase sigma factor, with translation MDADTPFTAVDRDLLKRCLNREPGSWNDFVDRFLSLIYHTIGYTAHLRSARVGPEDVEDIAAEVLLQIVANNFKVLREFRKQSSLATYLAVVARRICVHELVRRQKVKDAIKRGESRLAEPEPDDAPAAQKGMESLEEVEKLLRRLSGREKEIVRLYYLEGRTYEEISTETDVPVNTIGAVLSRARKKLRETASAGSSAMPDPRTVKVPKAPPIATPKPPKAPKSKSKMEPIPEHRTEASE, from the coding sequence GTGGATGCCGATACTCCGTTCACCGCGGTGGACCGCGACCTGCTTAAACGGTGTTTGAACCGCGAGCCGGGGTCGTGGAACGACTTCGTGGACCGGTTCCTCAGCCTCATCTACCACACGATCGGGTACACGGCGCACCTGCGCAGTGCCCGTGTCGGCCCCGAGGACGTCGAGGACATCGCGGCCGAAGTGCTCCTCCAGATCGTCGCGAACAACTTCAAAGTGCTCCGCGAGTTCCGCAAGCAGTCCAGCCTCGCGACGTACCTCGCGGTCGTGGCCCGGCGCATATGCGTTCACGAACTGGTCCGGCGCCAGAAGGTGAAGGACGCCATCAAGCGCGGCGAGTCGCGGTTGGCGGAGCCGGAGCCCGACGACGCACCGGCCGCACAAAAGGGCATGGAGAGCCTCGAAGAAGTCGAGAAGTTGCTCCGGCGGCTCTCGGGGCGGGAGAAAGAAATCGTCCGGCTCTACTATCTTGAGGGCCGCACTTACGAAGAGATCAGCACGGAAACGGACGTCCCGGTGAACACCATCGGTGCGGTGCTGTCGCGTGCGCGCAAGAAGCTCCGCGAAACGGCCAGCGCCGGCAGCTCCGCGATGCCCGATCCGCGCACGGTGAAAGTGCCCAAGGCCCCTCCCATTGCGACGCCAAAGCCGCCTAAGGCACCCAAGTCCAAGTCGAAGATGGAGCCGATCCCGGAACACAGGACCGAAGCGTCGGAGTAA
- a CDS encoding 2-oxoacid:ferredoxin oxidoreductase subunit beta, which produces MATALPLTTKELTTDQEVRWCPGCGDYSILAQMKKALTTVGVPREKLAFVSGIGCSSRFPYYMNTYGFHTIHGRAPTFATGLRLANPDLQVWVVTGDGDGLSIGGNHLIHALRRNVDLKVLLFNNEIYGLTKGQYSPASRMGTPSKTSPGGSFETPVRPLSLALAAEATFVARTIDVDVQHLVSTLQKAAAHKGSAFVEIYQNCVIFNDEVYKYATDKAVKADNILYLEHGKPMVFGKDKSKGIRLNGLKPEVVTIGKDCQIDDLLTHDENSEEPTLAYLLSRFVHDQKAGVPNPFPEPVGVFRNVRKPTYEEQLDTRIKTATEKKGPGKIEDLFKAEDVWTVS; this is translated from the coding sequence ATGGCTACTGCTCTCCCGCTCACGACCAAGGAACTCACCACCGACCAGGAAGTCCGGTGGTGCCCCGGGTGCGGCGACTACTCCATCCTCGCGCAAATGAAGAAGGCGCTCACCACAGTGGGCGTCCCGCGCGAGAAACTCGCGTTCGTCTCCGGGATCGGCTGCTCCAGCCGGTTCCCGTACTACATGAACACTTACGGGTTCCACACGATCCACGGCCGCGCGCCGACCTTCGCGACCGGTCTGCGACTGGCCAACCCCGACCTTCAGGTTTGGGTCGTTACCGGTGACGGTGACGGTCTCTCGATCGGTGGGAACCACCTGATCCACGCGCTGCGCCGCAACGTGGACCTCAAGGTGCTCCTGTTCAACAACGAGATCTACGGTCTCACGAAGGGCCAGTACTCGCCGGCGAGCCGCATGGGAACGCCGAGCAAGACCAGCCCCGGCGGGTCGTTCGAGACGCCCGTGCGCCCGCTGTCGCTCGCGCTCGCGGCCGAGGCCACGTTCGTCGCCCGGACCATCGACGTGGACGTGCAGCACCTCGTCTCCACGCTCCAGAAGGCCGCGGCGCACAAGGGCAGCGCGTTCGTGGAGATCTACCAGAACTGCGTGATCTTCAACGACGAGGTCTACAAGTACGCGACCGACAAGGCGGTGAAGGCCGACAACATCCTGTACCTCGAGCACGGCAAGCCGATGGTGTTCGGGAAGGACAAGTCGAAGGGCATACGCCTGAACGGGCTGAAGCCGGAAGTGGTCACGATCGGCAAGGACTGCCAGATCGACGACCTGCTGACGCACGACGAGAACAGCGAGGAACCGACGCTGGCGTACCTCCTGAGCCGGTTCGTTCACGACCAGAAAGCCGGCGTCCCGAACCCGTTCCCCGAACCGGTCGGCGTGTTCCGCAACGTCCGGAAGCCCACTTACGAAGAGCAACTCGACACCCGCATCAAGACCGCGACCGAGAAGAAGGGGCCGGGCAAGATCGAGGATCTCTTCAAGGCCGAAGACGTGTGGACCGTCTCTTGA
- a CDS encoding 2-oxoacid:acceptor oxidoreductase subunit alpha, whose protein sequence is MSSDNASPADTQSATGASGTNGHTNGHPKKIETRESITIRFAGDSGDGMQLAGTRFTDTSALLGNDIATFPDFPAEIRAPAGTLAGVSGFQVHFSSTDIHTPGDDLDTLVVMNAAALKTNIKDLQPGGILVVNTDGFETSDLKKANYKVNPLDDGSLKGYRVIRVSVAKLTIESVKDCGLTPREQDRCKNFFALGLVYWMYERPLEATLKWIKEKFGKKPEHMPVLKANTQALKAGYNYGETVEILPVQYQVAKAQITPGTYRKITGNEAAVLGLAVAGQLAKKTIVYAGYPITPASSILEGLTELRRFGVKTFQAEDEIAAAGVAIGASYGGAIGVTGTSGPGVCLKSEAINLAVMTELPFVIVDVQRGGPSTGLPTKTEQSDLLQAMFGRNGDSPVAIVAPQSPVDCFDMAIEAVRIAARFMCPVFYLSDGYIANGSEPWKIPAVADLVPIPITHPTEHNSEDTGLVHEVGEGAAGKFLPYKRDEYLSRPWAIPGTPGLEHRIGGIEKQDITGNINYEPANHEHMTSTRAKKIENIAEMIPELAVTGDADADLLVVGWGGTYGSITTAVERARRKGLKIAQAHFRYLNPMPKNTADVLKRYKKILVPELNTGQLCWLLRAKYLAPAEGLNKVQGKPFLVSEIEAAIEKALGLSPVA, encoded by the coding sequence ATGAGTTCCGATAATGCCTCTCCCGCAGACACGCAGTCCGCGACCGGCGCGAGCGGCACCAACGGCCATACGAACGGCCACCCCAAGAAGATCGAGACGCGCGAGTCGATCACCATCCGGTTCGCCGGCGACTCCGGCGACGGGATGCAGCTCGCGGGCACCCGGTTCACCGACACCTCGGCCCTCCTCGGCAACGACATCGCGACGTTCCCCGACTTCCCCGCCGAAATTCGCGCCCCGGCTGGTACGCTCGCCGGGGTGTCCGGGTTCCAGGTCCACTTCTCCAGCACCGACATCCACACGCCCGGCGACGACCTCGACACGCTCGTCGTGATGAACGCCGCGGCGCTCAAGACGAACATCAAGGATCTGCAGCCCGGCGGCATCCTCGTCGTCAACACCGACGGCTTCGAGACGAGCGACCTGAAGAAGGCCAACTACAAGGTCAACCCGCTCGACGACGGGTCGCTGAAGGGCTACCGCGTGATCCGCGTGTCGGTCGCGAAGCTCACCATTGAATCGGTGAAGGACTGCGGACTCACGCCGCGCGAACAGGACCGGTGCAAGAACTTCTTCGCGCTCGGTCTCGTGTATTGGATGTACGAGCGCCCGCTCGAAGCCACGCTGAAGTGGATCAAGGAGAAGTTCGGCAAGAAGCCCGAACACATGCCCGTCCTGAAGGCCAACACGCAGGCACTCAAGGCCGGGTACAACTACGGCGAAACGGTCGAGATCCTGCCGGTGCAGTACCAGGTCGCCAAGGCGCAGATCACGCCCGGCACCTACCGCAAGATCACCGGGAACGAGGCCGCGGTCCTGGGGCTCGCCGTGGCCGGCCAGCTCGCGAAGAAGACGATCGTGTACGCGGGCTATCCGATCACGCCGGCCAGCTCGATCCTCGAAGGGCTGACCGAGCTGCGGCGGTTCGGGGTGAAGACGTTCCAGGCGGAAGACGAGATCGCGGCCGCGGGGGTCGCGATCGGGGCCAGCTACGGCGGCGCGATCGGGGTCACCGGCACCAGCGGGCCGGGCGTGTGCCTCAAGAGCGAGGCCATCAACCTCGCGGTGATGACGGAACTGCCGTTCGTCATCGTGGACGTCCAGCGCGGCGGCCCCAGCACCGGGCTACCCACGAAGACGGAACAGTCCGACCTGTTGCAAGCGATGTTCGGCCGCAACGGGGACAGCCCGGTCGCAATCGTCGCCCCGCAATCGCCGGTGGACTGCTTCGACATGGCGATCGAAGCCGTGCGCATCGCGGCGCGGTTCATGTGCCCGGTGTTCTACCTGTCGGACGGGTACATCGCGAACGGGTCGGAGCCGTGGAAGATCCCCGCGGTCGCGGACCTCGTGCCGATCCCGATCACGCACCCGACCGAGCACAACAGCGAGGACACCGGCCTCGTCCACGAAGTCGGCGAGGGCGCCGCGGGCAAGTTCCTGCCCTACAAGCGCGACGAGTACCTCTCGCGGCCGTGGGCGATCCCGGGTACCCCGGGGCTCGAGCACCGCATCGGCGGCATCGAGAAGCAGGACATCACCGGCAACATCAACTACGAGCCGGCGAACCACGAGCACATGACCAGCACGCGCGCGAAGAAGATCGAGAACATCGCGGAAATGATCCCGGAACTCGCGGTGACCGGTGACGCCGATGCGGACCTGTTGGTGGTCGGGTGGGGCGGCACCTACGGCAGCATCACGACCGCGGTGGAACGCGCCCGGCGCAAGGGGCTGAAGATCGCGCAGGCGCACTTCCGCTACCTGAACCCGATGCCGAAGAACACCGCGGACGTGCTGAAGCGGTACAAGAAGATCCTGGTGCCCGAACTCAACACCGGCCAGCTCTGCTGGCTGCTCCGCGCGAAGTACCTCGCGCCCGCCGAGGGGCTGAACAAGGTCCAGGGCAAGCCGTTCCTGGTGTCCGAAATCGAAGCGGCCATCGAAAAGGCGCTGGGCCTGTCGCCCGTCGCGTAA
- a CDS encoding carboxylesterase family protein, producing MRQVLTAFAFTLSSTAAGAVEPEAKEFKADGKTLPYRLIKPADAEAGKKYPLVLILHGAGERGTDNKKQLVWFWKDKQPSVTTRPEVAAEKAFVVVPQCPEGKRWVEVPWEKGSYKSPEISEPLKLALALTDSLLKDLPIDPDRVYVVGMSMGGYGALDAVQRRPELFAACVSICGAGDVSKAKDIAHVPVWAFHGDADTAVPVRGSREIVDALKKVGAEPKYTEYPKAGHNSWSPAFEEKEFWNWIFAQKRKPKK from the coding sequence ATGCGTCAGGTGCTCACGGCGTTCGCGTTTACGCTCTCGTCCACGGCCGCGGGTGCTGTGGAACCGGAGGCCAAAGAGTTCAAGGCCGACGGGAAGACACTCCCTTACCGGCTGATAAAGCCGGCCGACGCGGAAGCCGGAAAGAAGTATCCACTCGTCCTGATCTTACACGGAGCCGGCGAACGCGGCACTGACAACAAGAAGCAGCTCGTGTGGTTCTGGAAGGACAAGCAGCCGAGCGTCACGACGCGGCCGGAAGTCGCCGCAGAGAAGGCGTTCGTGGTCGTGCCGCAATGTCCGGAAGGTAAGCGCTGGGTCGAGGTGCCGTGGGAGAAGGGGAGCTACAAGTCCCCGGAGATCAGCGAGCCGCTGAAACTCGCGCTCGCACTGACAGATTCGCTCCTCAAGGATTTGCCCATCGATCCGGACCGTGTGTACGTCGTCGGGATGTCAATGGGCGGCTACGGGGCGCTCGACGCGGTGCAGCGCCGGCCCGAATTGTTCGCCGCGTGTGTATCGATTTGCGGCGCCGGCGACGTGAGCAAGGCGAAAGACATCGCCCACGTTCCGGTGTGGGCGTTCCACGGCGACGCCGACACCGCGGTGCCGGTACGTGGCTCGCGCGAGATCGTCGACGCGCTCAAGAAAGTCGGCGCGGAGCCGAAGTACACCGAGTACCCGAAAGCGGGGCATAACAGTTGGTCGCCCGCGTTCGAGGAGAAGGAGTTCTGGAACTGGATCTTTGCGCAGAAGCGCAAGCCGAAGAAGTGA
- the rplT gene encoding 50S ribosomal protein L20, with protein MVRARSKATTAARKKRTRKLTKGFRLGRHNLFRMAMTTLIRSRVYAFRDRKTKKRQYRRIWIVRINAACRMRGLRYSEFMHGLQLANVMLDRKSLSETAIHDPAAFDKLVELVKATLAEHAPKKA; from the coding sequence ATGGTTCGCGCTCGTAGTAAAGCAACAACGGCGGCCCGTAAGAAGCGCACGCGCAAGCTCACCAAGGGCTTCCGCCTCGGTCGGCACAACCTGTTCCGGATGGCGATGACCACGCTCATCCGGTCCCGCGTGTACGCCTTCCGCGACCGCAAGACGAAGAAGCGCCAGTACCGCCGCATCTGGATCGTCCGCATCAACGCGGCGTGCCGCATGCGCGGGCTGCGGTACAGCGAGTTCATGCACGGGCTGCAACTGGCCAACGTGATGCTCGACCGCAAGTCGCTGTCGGAAACCGCCATCCACGATCCGGCCGCGTTCGATAAACTGGTCGAACTCGTGAAGGCGACCCTCGCCGAACACGCCCCCAAGAAGGCCTAA
- the rpmI gene encoding 50S ribosomal protein L35, giving the protein MATKNKTNKSVKKRVRVTATGKLKYGKVGRRHLNAHMKAKRKRQLRRAGIIGDRPKVQKKYKIALGVL; this is encoded by the coding sequence ATGGCCACCAAGAACAAGACGAACAAGAGCGTCAAAAAGCGGGTCCGCGTGACCGCCACCGGCAAGCTGAAGTACGGCAAAGTCGGTCGGCGCCACTTGAACGCCCACATGAAGGCCAAGCGGAAGCGGCAGCTCCGTCGGGCCGGCATCATCGGCGACCGCCCCAAGGTGCAGAAGAAGTACAAGATCGCCCTCGGCGTTCTCTAA
- a CDS encoding methyltransferase domain-containing protein, translating to MSRSGRPTDDKPLPPLYAMTHGGIESTAADEITRDIGGEVKKTARGLVVFRTDTLNDKVLSLRTTEDVFLMAWGSDSLTYKSEDLETLRTWTARKPDWDHLFKLHHKIRPKTKGRPTYHLVCQMQGEHGFRRSDARAALIEGLAGKIPHGWHYSNENAWLEIWLTIYSKTAVCGVRLSDRTMRHRTYKLDHIAASLRPTVAAAMVRLAGIGPEMTVLDPFCGAGTILAETLDVAEKRSRGGQVRVIGGDIDPNAVFVTSQNLENVGRASLARWDATALPLETASVDRIISNPPFGKQLSSIEQIGPLYEAAAEEWDRVLKPGGRAVLLAMEHEGLKRRLHAHRWSQARQTRVRLLGQPAILSVWNKPAI from the coding sequence ATGTCCCGCTCCGGCCGACCGACCGACGACAAGCCGCTCCCGCCGCTCTACGCCATGACCCACGGCGGGATCGAATCCACTGCGGCCGACGAGATCACCCGCGACATCGGCGGCGAGGTGAAGAAGACCGCGCGCGGGCTGGTCGTGTTCCGCACGGACACCCTGAACGACAAGGTGCTGTCGCTCCGCACCACGGAAGACGTGTTCCTGATGGCGTGGGGATCGGACTCTCTCACGTACAAGTCCGAAGACCTTGAAACACTCCGCACCTGGACGGCCCGCAAGCCGGACTGGGACCACCTGTTCAAACTCCACCACAAGATCCGGCCCAAAACGAAGGGGCGCCCGACGTACCACCTCGTGTGCCAGATGCAGGGCGAACACGGGTTCCGGCGCTCGGACGCGCGCGCGGCGCTCATTGAAGGGTTGGCCGGGAAAATTCCCCACGGCTGGCACTACAGCAACGAAAACGCCTGGCTCGAAATCTGGCTGACGATCTATAGCAAAACGGCCGTGTGCGGCGTGCGCCTCTCGGACCGCACGATGCGCCACCGGACGTACAAGCTGGACCACATCGCGGCGTCTCTGCGCCCGACCGTGGCTGCAGCAATGGTTCGACTGGCGGGGATCGGGCCGGAAATGACCGTGCTCGATCCGTTCTGCGGGGCCGGAACGATTCTGGCCGAAACGCTCGACGTAGCCGAGAAGCGGAGCCGCGGAGGGCAGGTCCGTGTGATCGGCGGCGACATCGATCCGAACGCGGTGTTCGTTACGTCACAGAACCTGGAGAACGTCGGCCGCGCGTCCCTCGCACGCTGGGACGCCACGGCCCTGCCGCTAGAAACCGCGAGCGTGGACCGGATCATATCGAACCCGCCGTTCGGTAAGCAGCTCTCGTCCATCGAGCAGATCGGGCCACTGTACGAGGCTGCTGCGGAAGAGTGGGACCGCGTGCTAAAACCGGGCGGGCGGGCGGTACTACTCGCGATGGAGCACGAAGGGTTAAAGCGCAGACTGCACGCGCACCGCTGGTCGCAGGCACGCCAGACTCGCGTGCGGCTGCTCGGTCAACCGGCGATCCTGAGCGTGTGGAACAAGCCCGCAATATGA
- a CDS encoding metallophosphoesterase, translated as MPAPDRMLTHLRQAITLIRATPGRRGHTVALEDCTEVLVAGDLHGHVPHFQAMLKFADLANHPTRHFVLQEVIHGKFRYPKGGDKSHQIVDLFSALKGQFPKQVHYLPGNHELAQWTSRPVIKADENQNALFQEGVNEVYGPAFGPKIYAAYLELFQALPVALRAPNGVLMSHSLPAARFLPLFDPARLEREAHQEEDLQPGGSVHSLLWGRDTSADAAANFLRKMGCDLLVSGHIACDNGFAAPNDRQLILDCAEAPAAFVLFPADRKLTHADLVACVKTI; from the coding sequence GTGCCCGCGCCCGATCGCATGTTGACGCACCTCCGCCAGGCGATCACGCTGATCCGCGCCACCCCTGGGCGCCGCGGACACACCGTGGCCCTGGAGGACTGCACCGAGGTACTGGTCGCCGGTGACCTGCACGGCCACGTTCCGCACTTCCAGGCGATGCTGAAGTTCGCGGACCTCGCGAACCACCCCACACGGCACTTCGTGCTCCAGGAGGTGATTCACGGGAAATTCCGCTACCCGAAGGGCGGGGACAAGTCGCACCAGATCGTTGACCTCTTCAGCGCGCTGAAGGGCCAGTTCCCGAAGCAGGTTCACTACCTCCCGGGCAACCACGAACTGGCGCAGTGGACGAGCCGGCCGGTTATCAAAGCGGACGAGAACCAGAACGCACTGTTCCAAGAAGGTGTGAACGAGGTTTACGGCCCCGCGTTCGGACCGAAGATCTACGCCGCGTACCTCGAACTCTTTCAGGCGCTCCCGGTCGCGCTCCGCGCGCCGAACGGCGTGCTGATGTCTCACAGCCTCCCCGCCGCACGGTTCCTCCCGCTGTTCGACCCGGCGCGCCTGGAGCGCGAGGCCCATCAGGAAGAAGACCTGCAGCCGGGCGGTTCGGTCCACAGCCTGCTCTGGGGCCGCGACACGAGCGCGGACGCGGCCGCGAACTTCCTCCGCAAGATGGGCTGTGACCTGCTCGTGAGCGGGCACATCGCCTGCGACAACGGGTTCGCGGCGCCGAACGACCGGCAACTGATTCTGGATTGCGCCGAAGCGCCCGCCGCGTTCGTGCTGTTCCCCGCCGATCGCAAACTCACCCACGCCGATCTGGTCGCGTGCGTGAAAACGATTTGA
- a CDS encoding NADH:flavin oxidoreductase/NADH oxidase, which produces MSEPSHAAGCPSGVSHDRNLPDTDLLSPLTIRGVTFRNRIVVSPMCQYCATDGMADDWHLVHLGSRAAGGAGLVFVEATAVAPEGRITPGDLGIWSDAHAEALARIAAFVTRMGAVPGIQIAHAGRKASCDLPWQGGEQLALNAGGWQHVAPSAIPFTEGSRAPTALDEAGIRAITEQFRVAAQRAVKAGFRVIEIHSAHGYLLHEFLSPLSNHRTDQYGGSLENRMRLVLETTKAVRAVLPQDLPLFVRISATDWVEGGWDLPQSVELAKALKPLGVDLIDCSSGALVPHAKIPVGKGYQVPFADEIRAKTGLLTGAVGLITDPHQANEVVTSGAADLVLLAREMLREPYWALKAQQALSQEPAWPTQYGYAVKRRT; this is translated from the coding sequence ATGAGCGAACCATCGCACGCGGCGGGGTGTCCGTCGGGGGTCAGCCACGACCGTAACCTGCCGGACACCGACCTCTTGTCCCCGCTCACGATTCGCGGGGTCACGTTCCGGAACCGCATCGTTGTTTCGCCGATGTGCCAATACTGTGCGACCGACGGTATGGCAGACGACTGGCACCTCGTTCACCTCGGGAGCCGCGCGGCCGGCGGCGCTGGACTTGTATTCGTGGAGGCGACCGCGGTCGCGCCCGAGGGGCGCATCACACCGGGCGATCTCGGCATCTGGAGCGACGCCCACGCCGAGGCGCTCGCTCGCATTGCGGCGTTCGTGACACGAATGGGCGCGGTACCCGGTATCCAGATCGCGCACGCTGGGCGAAAGGCGAGTTGTGACCTTCCGTGGCAGGGCGGGGAACAACTCGCGCTGAATGCTGGCGGGTGGCAACACGTGGCGCCGAGCGCGATTCCCTTTACCGAGGGCAGCCGTGCGCCGACGGCGCTCGATGAAGCCGGTATTCGGGCCATCACCGAGCAGTTCCGAGTCGCGGCCCAGCGTGCAGTGAAGGCCGGTTTCCGCGTCATCGAGATCCACTCGGCCCACGGCTACTTGCTGCACGAGTTCCTTTCGCCGCTCTCGAACCACCGCACGGACCAGTACGGCGGCAGCCTCGAAAACCGGATGCGACTCGTCCTCGAAACGACCAAAGCCGTTCGCGCTGTGCTCCCGCAAGACCTACCACTGTTCGTGCGCATCTCGGCGACAGATTGGGTCGAGGGCGGGTGGGACTTGCCGCAATCGGTGGAACTCGCGAAGGCGCTCAAGCCGCTCGGCGTCGACTTGATCGACTGTTCGAGCGGTGCGCTCGTGCCGCATGCGAAGATCCCGGTCGGGAAGGGGTATCAGGTACCGTTCGCGGACGAGATTCGTGCTAAAACCGGATTACTGACGGGCGCCGTTGGTCTGATTACGGACCCGCATCAGGCGAACGAGGTCGTCACGTCCGGGGCGGCCGATCTGGTGCTCCTCGCGCGCGAAATGTTGCGCGAACCGTACTGGGCGCTGAAGGCTCAACAAGCTCTGAGCCAGGAACCCGCGTGGCCCACGCAATACGGCTACGCCGTGAAACGGAGGACGTGA